From the Limanda limanda chromosome 2, fLimLim1.1, whole genome shotgun sequence genome, one window contains:
- the LOC132996709 gene encoding high affinity choline transporter 1-like, producing the protein MALNIPGVVAVLFFYIIILGTGMWAARKARVEERNCNGDRTEVVLLGGRNIGLLVGIFTMTATWVGGGFILGIAEAVYSPKMGLIWALMPIQYSVSFIIGGLFFAKPMRDKKYVTMMDPFQIKYGRLLSGALVLPALLVDVLWVACTLLGLGATMSVILDLPYVYTVWISSSVAIIYTLLGGLYSVAYTDIIQLSLVFVGLWLCIPFLLVNPTSANIFHTAINNTFQEPWVGSLEHDKIWKWIDDFLLLGLGSVSFQCFHQRMLSSSSSRTAQFTCYAAALIIAILGIPPVLIGAVAASTDWNLTQYGSPSPYIRGEHTFILPLTLQYLTPSYISIIGIGAVAAAVMSSTDSALLSATSVFATNIYKNILRQQASDYEMQWVIRITVVVVGVVGTALTFFTNSTLVLWILGADISYTLIFPHLVCVLFFEVTNAYGAAVGYVTGLIVRILVGENTVGLPVVLHLPGCTLEDGIYVQMLPVRTFSMLCTLLTILVFSVLSLFMFNHSLLPESWDIFKVKCNTAVSSADAVTQNLQEEAGSDGECDNDIYGVVLQPILQKGTKPFPPLS; encoded by the exons ATGGCTCTGAACATTCCCGGTGTGGTTGCGGTGCTGTTCTTCTACATAATTATTCTGGGCACAGGGATGTGGGCCGCCCGAAAGGCCAGGGTGGAAGAGAGGAATTGCAATGGAGACAGGACAGAAGTGGTGCTTCTTGGGGGCAGGAATATCGGCTTGCTGGTTGGGATTTTCACCATGACCG CTACATGGGTCGGAGGTGGTTTTATCCTGGGGATTGCTGAGGCAGTGTACAGTCCTAAAATGGGCTTGATATGGGCTCTAATGCCGATACAATACTCTGTGTCTTTCATAATAG GTGGTCTTTTCTTTGCCAAGCCAATGAGGGACAAGAAGTATGTCACCATGATGGACCCATTCCAGATAAAGTATGGCAGGTTACTGAGTGGCGCTCTAGTACTGCCTGCTCTGCTGGTGGATGTGCTGTGGGTGGCCTGCACTCTGCTCGGTTTAG GAGCAACTATGAGTGTGATTCTAGACCTGCCCTATGTCTACACTGTTTGGATCTCATCGTCTGTGGCCATCATCTATACTTTGTTAGGAGGCCTCTATTCAGTGGCCTACACTGACATCATCCAGCTCTCTCTGGTTTTTGTCGGTTTG TGGCTGTGCATCCCCTTCCTCCTGGTCAACCCCACATCAGCAAACATTTTCCATACTGCTATCAACAACACATTTCAAGAACCCTGGGTTGGCTCTCTGGAACACGACAAAATCTGGAAGTGGATTGATGACTTCCTATTGCTG GGTCTTGGCAGTGTTTCATTTCAGTGCTTCCACCAGAGGATgctgtcttcctcctcatcacgtACGGCCCAGTTTACCTGCTATGCTGCTGCTCTCATCATCGCCATACTGGGAATCCCCCCTGTCTTGATTGGGGCTGTCGCTGCCTCCACAG ACTGGAACCTGACACAGTATGGCTCTCCATCTCCATACATTCGTGGTGAGCACACGTTTATCCTTCCCCTGACTCTCCAATATCTCACGCCATCCTACATCTCCATCATTGGAATTGgagctgtggctgctgctgtcatGTCGTCAACAGACTCAGCCCTGTTATCCGCAACTTCAGTTTTCGCAACAAACATCTACAAGAACATCCTGCGCCAACAG GCTTCAGATTATGAAATGCAATGGGTGATTCGGATCACAGTGGTTGTTGTGGGTGTGGTTGGGACAGCTTTAACATTCTTCACCAACAGCACCCTGGTCCTCTGGATTCTTGGAGCAGACATTTCCTACACCCTTATATTCCCCCATCTGGTCTGCGTGCTCTTCTTTGAAGTGACAAATGCTTATGGCGCCGCAGTGGGTTATGTTACAGGGCTGATTGTAAGGATTCTGGTGGGAGAGAACACTGTCGGTCTCCCTgttgttcttcatcttcctggTTGCACTCTGGAGGATGGCATCTATGTCCAAATGTTACCGGTCAGAACATTCTCCATGCTGTGCACCCTGTTAACTATCTTGGTCTTTTCTGTGCTTTCTTTGTTCATGTTCAACCACAGCCTGTTGCCTGAAAGTTGGgacatttttaaagtaaaatgtaaCACTGCTGTATCATCAGCGGACGCTGTCACTCAGAATCTCCAAGAAGAAGCTGGAAGTGATGGTGAGTGTGACAACGACATTTATGGAGTTGTCTTACAACCAATTTTGCAGAAAGGAACAAAACCGTTTCCCCCTCTTTCTTAA
- the LOC132996700 gene encoding FERM and PDZ domain-containing protein 1, translating to MEVEDRSRSPSRKTSRVEQVVGRWLRRSRDLGSRSHSLSRDRIAENGKTAESSGSDQRNYPFRFNIQIPRDPTLNSHGLTLSLQAPILVQEVTPGGPADGRLIPGDQLVKINNVAVDDLTPEQTAEIIRECQDMLTMTVLRTMLGPKSSFITPEKRAKLRSNPVKVHFAEEVEVNGHCQGNSLLFLPNVLKVYLENGQTKAFKFEPSTTVKDIVMTLKEKLSLSRIELFSLVLEQQHSISKLLLLHDEERIQQVVQKKEAHDYRCLFRICFLPQNFQTLLQEDPTAFEYLYLQGVNDVLQERFAVEMRCNTALRLAALHIQERLASCGQSSKTNLKIITKTWGIENFVSSTLLRNMREKDLRKAIGYHMKKSQSQHDTKQKGLAVDQARINYLEELAELKSFGGKSFSATMMLQDRESMVTLLVGARYGVSQVVNHKLSILSTLTEFTCITRIELLPESDKVSLVKIYLQDIKPITLLLESVSAKDMSCLIAGYCRVFVDPSLNIFPWIDDPRKHRVSAEEGYVSRCGSNSDDSSDLDMEPLVSLVSFNERPCPRVRSSSDPDGRKRKDKRRYKDREKGVKSLEDKKLKPNEEKDADTEKEKSLPNTNKEAKIENTEHQEETEGVRDVGQIQIEVADNDSQEQQEKVGEEGKVGVGEEVQVVEELPSEPSDSCQSDSRVLNSPSSDSLDALEEDDLLLCSSSSSYLDVPSQTYSHINSALQLNPYFHRHVQPHLLAPPPAHSHPLIHFTSQERGEGRCRRSGDGADPQLIASISTSQNHHHAQKCSSNPCSDGSSLCFAELSRLVDFLPSPPEASEDDEDEEEDLRWRRDMLKEMDQLVRRAGEGGCVSGEDGCKEYPLSLSPSSDSSHMDFVFNFDKSDARCYYKLCSSITPDSARSLPRPLCHNEGEDCEVVEGDEDKAEELEPIPILQPPPGFGDSSSDEEFFDARDRFTSPEDPASGALPKDISTEMKLDLLRKLSLSDIRVSLGDKAGRAPEDNRGGEEKGGGRETLFQLRKRSRKRRSFMETTYTSMVSYPEPDPESKQDLVSNGLHVNLLADDSDAQMLSSDPEPSEQSQNPSPTVSSLTHSEGEPAQLESKPILSKACSHGSGSPSSSGSHDPAIEAQPSSRTKTQEMEMEPDTMESKSVTDQVKAKSPTITVVRCRVDPDGKESADRRGDGKEEGEGPQEKGEGKEEEEKEETTGVSGKGPFTCHMFLPEIVNELQKEEDMGEEKIEAVRGYSSQRPLVCPDKQSEANTLPKYLIEGSNGFLGSHLTTQELNSSVEEYMLEVVRDMSYSPPPPPPSSPLPPLAVFHKSKSDCLVSDEDASKNVETSSKASSEETPFSKQNHTNKAQLHLQVTTTVNENETIGVVSSAMTTSDEVSDSTNSDSVFDDDELSNSLNSSLSDKKDDCSLASKHCLISKSVTAGKGESQMKKKSPTNTEAHTSIHSVKSDYTRAINSITAKLGAATSITSPTFNSATGSQSAVKHENASCSNQKVDKPRSGTTLPSADANNSLASPSLVKANTDMINDLSKEPPSPTHFRFQACSHSIMGRLSASTLRGKIQNLPLYLSRSQETPHQTGLGNRAQSPAEDSSRNNVEIAIIVTDVHNVTQTIDSELGTISETVDSDDSDTTVTGSEVDGEFFVETSPIDTCHSSLEVRDVNSPLPVLTEPKPKYHHQLLHSIQHTPGPITEPPASIVNSLQRDTSGMTVDTPGPIKLTPEQNMVTSPGEDNSGYKMNSQSPSFPPPIVVTTQNLNRAGLPFHNQSQTVRRTSSDRPLMGLCRSSKQSSDSAKSLSSGCRVFTICEDPSETKSPAELGTIAPLKSEFGCRSVLSSGCESVVDGLQVPLDTCGCPVVYTNCFSGGDSFDDELTVYEFSCRTQSSGVTQTSGAVLPLMTSPPVPSFLSPSSTHSPSFPRSILFSSSTSELSPLLSPLYDTSDCFPSQTHKDIISRLGQQRHLEPPAGFQELRVDVDQLLSILESSSSDRSVAVHGGRHPRDTCPAHFTENKRVLQMEARSLMSSCQKVVGIEQSPVEMLHSLGDSFRTLVKLASICLWFSGCDRCDRRNAEAIAGLADVARSFRDFCLAAERASSKRSCQDLSTKLLAKQCTALTASVFCFTQLFRTLTAL from the exons ATGGAGGTGGAGGACAGGAGCCGCTCCCCATCCCGTAAGACCAGCCGGGTGGAGCAGGTGGTGGGACGATGGCTGAGACGGTCTCGAGACTTGGGCAGCAGGTCTCACTCCCTGAGCAG AGACCGGATTGCAGAGAATGGGAAGACTGCAGAGTCCAGTGGCTCTGATCAGAGGAATTACCCATTTCGATTCAATATTCAGATTCCTCGGGACCCCACCCTCAACTCTCATGGCCTCACACTCTCCCTACAAGCCCCCATCCTGGTACAAGAGGTCACCCCAG GTGGTCCTGCAGATGGCCGGCTCATCCCTGGCGACCAGCTAGTGAAGATCAATAACGTCGCTGTGGATGACCTGACCCCAGAGCAAACTGCTGAGATAATCAG GGAGTGTCAAGATATGTTGACAATGACGGTACTCAGAACAATGCTG GGCCCAAAGTCATCATTCATCACACCTGAGAAGAGGGCCAAGCTCAGATCTAACCCTGTAAAAGTTCACTTTGCGGAGGAGGTGGAAGTAAATGGGCACTGTCAG GGTAACTCGCTGCTCTTCCTGCCTAATGTTCTGAAGGTTTATCTGGAGAACGGGCAGACCAAGGCCTTTAAATTTGAACCCAGCACCACAGTCAAG GACATTGTGATGACACTGAAGGAAAAGCTTTCTCTGAGCCGTATTGAACTCTTCTCCCTggtgctggagcagcagcacagcatcAGTAAACTACTGCTGCTACACGATGAGGAGAGAATTCAGCAG gtggtCCAGAAGAAAGAGGCCCATGACTACAGGTGTCTCTTTCGCATTTGTTTCCTGCCCCAAAACTTCCAGACTCTGTTGCAAGAGGATCCCACAGCGTTTGAATACCTCTACCTGCAG GGAGTGAATGATGTGCTGCAGGAGCGCTTTGCTGTAGAGATGAGGTGTAACACTGCCTTGCGACTCGCTGCCCTGCACATCCAGGAAAGGTTGGCGAGCTGTGGACAGTCATCAAAGACCAATCTGAAAATCATCAC GAAGACGTGGGGCATTGAGAACTTTGTGTCATCCACATTGTTGAGGAACATGCGGGAGAAGGATCTGAGGAAGGCCATCGGCTACCACATGAAGAAGAGCCAATCGCAGCACGATACCAAGCAGAAGGGCTTGGCAGTCGATCAGGCACGGATAAActacctggaggagctggcAGAGCTCAAGTCATTTGGAGGCAAATCCTTCAGTGCCACCATGATG CTCCAGGACAGGGAGTCCATGGTGACCCTGCTGGTGGGGGCGCGGTATGGGGTTAGCCAGGTGGTCAACCACAAGCTTAGCATCCTGTCTACCCTTACAGAGTTCACCTGTATCACACGCATTGAGCTGCTGCCTGAATCAGACAAGGTCAGCCTGGTCAAAATATACCTGCAGGACATTAAG CCCATCACATTGCTGTTGGAGTCAGTGTCAGCCAAAGATATGTCCTGCCTAATAGCAGGGTACTGTCGAGTTTTTGTTGACCCCAGCCTCAACATCTTTCCCTGGATAGATGACCCCAGGAAGCACAGAGTGTCTGCTGAGGAAG GTTATGTCTCTCGCTGTGGCAGCAACTCAGATGACTCCTCAGACCTGGACATGGAACCACTAGTCAGCCTGGTGTCTTTCAACGAAAGGCCGTGCCCCCGTGTCAGATCCTCCTCTGATCCagatggaagaaaaagaaaagacaaaaggagATACAAAGATAGGGAGAAGGGAGTTAAATCTTTGGAAGATAAGAAACTAAAACCAAATGAAGAAAAAGATGCTGACACTGAAAAGGAAAAGTCTCTGCCAAATACGAATAAAGAGGCTAAGATTGAAAACACTGAACAccaagaggagacagaaggagtgCGGGATGTTGGACAAATACAGATTGAAGTAGCAGACAATGACTCACAGGAACAACAGGAAAAAGTGGGAGAAGAGGGGAAGGTTGGGGTTGGAGAAGAGGTGCAAGTAGTAGAGGAGCTGCCGTCCGAACCATCAGATTCTTGTCAATCTGACTCTCGTGTCCTCAACAGCCCCTCCAGCGATTCCCTTGATGCTTTGGAGGAAGATGATTTACTGTTGTGTTCCTCTTCTTCCAGCTACCTAGATGTTCCCTCACAAACTTATTCACACATCAACTCTGCCCTTCAGCTGAATCCTTATTTTCATAGACATGTCCAGCCTCACCTCCTCGCCCCACCACCAGCTCACTCCCACCCCCTCATCCACTTCACAAGTCAGGAAAGGGGAGAAGGACGCTGCAGGAGGTCAGGCGATGGAGCTGATCCTCAACTCATCGCATCTATCTCCACCTCTCAGAACCATCACCACGCCCAAAAATGTTCAAGTAACCCCTGCTCTGATGGTAGTTCCCTGTGCTTCGCTGAGCTCTCTCGCCTGGTGGACTTCTTGCCGAGCCCTCCTGAGGCCAGTGAGgacgatgaagatgaagaagaggatttgAGATGGAGGAGGGATATGTTGAAAGAAATGGACCAGTTAGTGAGAAGAGCAGGGGAAGGAGGATGTGTAAGTGGGGAGGATGGTTGTAAAGAATATCCATTGTCCCTTTCCCcatcctctgactcctcccacatggactttgtgtttaactttgacAAGAGCGACGCTCGCTGCTACTACAAACTCTGCTCCAGCATCACCCCAGACAGCGCCCGTAGCCTACCCCGCCCCCTGTGTCATAATGAGGGAGAGGACTGCGAAGTAGTGGAGGGAGATGAGGATAAGGCTGaagagctggagccaatccccaTCCTCCAGCCACCTCCAGGCTTTGGAGACAGCAGCTCTGACGAAGAGTTTTTTGACGCAAGAGATCGCTTCACCTCGCCTGAAGACCCAGCCTCAGGGGCCCTGCCAAAAG ATATTTCCACAGAGATGAAGCTGGACTTGCTCAGAAAACTCAGCCTCAGTGACATCAGAGTGAGTCTTGGAGACAAAGCTGGAAGAGCACCAGAGGAcaatagaggaggagaggaaaaaggaggaggcagagaaacaTTGTTCCAGCTTAGAAAAAGATCTCGCAAGCGTCGCTCCTTCATGGAAACCACTTATACCTCCATGGTGTCATATCCAGAACCAGATCCAGAATCAAAGCAGGACCTTGTTTCCAATGGGCTTCATGTCAACCTTTTAGCAGACGATAGTGATGCCCAGATGTTGAGTTCAGATCCTGAACCTTCAGAGCAAAGCCAGAATCCCAGTCCGActgtctcctctctgactcactcTGAAGGTGAACCAGCTCAGCTTGAGTCAAAACCCATCCTGTCAAAAGCCTGTTCTCATGGATCTggctctccctcttcctctgggTCTCATGACCCGGCCATAGAGGCACAGCCCTCCTCCAGGACCAAGACGCAAGAAATGGAGATGGAACCTGACACAATGGAATCCAAATCGGTTACAGATCAGGTGAAGGCTAAGTCACCAACTATTACAGTCGTCCGCTGCCGGGTGGATCCAGACGGCAAGGAAAGTGCTGATCGGAGGGGTGATGgaaaggaggaaggggagggacCGCAGGAGAAGGGTgaggggaaagaggaggaagaaaaggaggagacgACAGGTGTGTCCGGGAAGGGGCCTTTCACTTGTCATATGTTTTTGCCGGAGATTGTTAATGAGTTACAGAAGGAGGAAGACATGGGGGAAGAGAAGATAGAAGCAGTGAGAGGGTACAGTTCACAGAGACCACTCGTATGCCCTGATAAACAATCAGAAGCCAACACACTGCCAAAATACTTGATAGAAGGTAGTAATGGCTTTTTGGGATCTCATCTGACTACACAAGAGCTAAACTCAAGTGTAGAGGAATATATGCTTGAAGTTGTGCGTGACATGTCATACtcaccaccaccccctcctccttcttctcctctaccTCCACTCGCAGTTTTTCACAAATCCAAAAGTGACTGTTTGGTGAGTGACGAAGACGCAAGCAAAAATGTGGAGACCTCGAGCAAAGCATCTTCTGAGGAGACACCATTTAGCAAACAAAATCACACTAACAAAGCACAATTACATTTACAGGTCACAACCACtgttaatgaaaatgaaactaTTGGTGTTGTAAGTTCTGCTATGACTACAAGCGATGAAGTTAGCGACAGCACCAATTCTGACAGTGTGTTTGACGATGATGAGTTGAGTAATTCTTTAAATTCTAGTTTAAGTGACAAGAAAGATGACTGCAGTTTGGCTTCAAAGCATTGCCTCATATCTAAGTCCGTCACTGCAGGTAAAGGCGAGtcacaaatgaagaaaaagtCTCCAACCAACACTGAAGCTCATACAAGTATTCATTCAGTTAAGTCTGATTACACTCGTGCTATAAACTCCATCACAGCAAAGCTTGGAGCTGCAACTAGCATCACATCTCCGACCTTTAATTCAGCTACTGGATCGCAAAGTGCCGTCAAACATGAAAATGCTTCATGCTCAAACCAAAAAGTGGATAAACCCCGAAGTGGTACAACCTTGCCAAGTGCTGACGCTAACAACAGTTTAGCTAGTCCTAGCTTAGTGAAggcaaacacagacatgatCAATGATCTCTCCAAAGAGCCTCCCTCTCCAACTCACTTTCGATTCCAGGCCTGTTCCCACAGCATCATGGGCCGCTTATCTGCCTCAACACTTAGGGGGAAGATTCAGAATTTGCCCCTCTATTTATCGCGCTCCCAGGAAACCCCCCACCAGACTGGTTTGGGGAATCGAGCCCAGAGTCCTGCAGaggacagcagcagaaacaatgTTGAGATTGCCATCATAGTTACAGACGTTCATAATGTTACCCAAACTATAGATAGTGAACTGGGCACAATATCAGAAACTGTAGATTCAGACGATTCAGATACAACAGTTACAGGATCAGAGGTGGACGGTGAGTTTTTTGTGGAAACAAGCCCAATAGACACTTGTCATTCAAGTTTAGAGGTCAGAGATGTAAACTCTCCATTGCCTGTCCTGACCGAGCCCAAACCCAAATACCATCATCAGCTCCTTCACAGTATCCAGCACACACCGGGACCAATAACTGAGCCTCCAGCCTCCATTGTGAACAGCCTCCAGAGGGATACTTCAGGCATGACTGTAGACACCCCTGGCCCTATCAAACTCACTCCTGAACAGAACATGGTCACAAGTCCAGGTGAAGACAACTCAGGTTATAAAATGAACTCTCAGTCACCTTCCTTTCCCCCTCCAATTGTGGTGaccacacagaatctaaatagGGCAGGACTCCCTTTTCATAATCAGTCACAGACAGTAAGACGGACCAGCAGCGACAGGCCTTTGATGGGCCTTTGTAGATCTTCAAAGCAGAGTTCAGACTCAGCAAAATCACTTTCCTCAGGCTGCAGAGTGTTTACGATCTGTGAGGATCCATCTGAAACAAAGTCTCCAGCCGAGCTTGGGACTATCGCGCCCTTAAAGTCTGAGTTTGGCTGCAGGTCTGTACTATCATCTGGATGTGAGTCTGTCGTGGATGGGTTGCAGGTACCACTGGACACTTGTGGTTGCCCAGTGGTTTATACAAACTGCTTTAGTGGAGGTGACAGCTTTGACGATGAGCTGACTGTCTATGAGTTCTCTTGCCgcacacagagcagtggtgTGACTCAGACTTCAGGAGCAGTTCTTCCTCTCATGACTTCTCCGCCTgttccttcctttctctccccttcctccACCCACTCTCCCTCCTTTCCACGCTcaatcctcttctcctcctctacctctgagctcagccctctcctctccccgcTGTACGACACCTCTGACTGTTTCCCTTCTCAAACGCACAAGGACATCATCAGTCGTTTAGgtcagcagcgccatctagagCCCCCTGCAGGTTTTCAAGAACTCCGTGTGGATGTGGACCAGCTCCTCTCAATTCTAGAGAGTAGCAGTAGTGACCGATCAGTGGCAGTTCATGGAGGTCGTCACCCCCGGGACACCTGTCCTGCTCACTTTACAGAGAACAAGCGGGTGCTCCAGATGGAGGCCCGGAGTCTGATGTCAAGCTGCCAGAAGGTAGTGGGGATAGAGCAGAGCCCCGTGGAAATGCTTCACTCCCTGGGAGACAGCTTCCGAACCCTGGTGAAGTTGGCCAGTATATGCCTGTGGTTCTCTGGTTGCGACAGGTGTGACCGGAGGAATGCGGAGGCAATTGCCGGGCTGGCAGATGTGGCACGCTCATTCAGGGACTTCTGTCTGGCAGCAGAACGAGCAAGCAGCAAGCGCAGCTGCCAGGACCTGAGCACCAAGTTGCTCGCCAAACAGTGCACGGCGCTCACCGCTTCCGTCTTCTGCTTCACTCAGCTGTTCCGCACCCTCACTGCACTATAA